The following coding sequences lie in one Xanthomonas hyacinthi genomic window:
- the rpsA gene encoding 30S ribosomal protein S1, with product MTESFAELFEASQANLAKLKPGSIVTGVVVEVRGDVVVINAGLKSEGIVPIEQFRNDAGEIDVAEGDLVKVALDSLENGFGETVLSREKAKRAMVWDELEEALEKNETITGRISGKVKGGFTVDIKDVRAFLPGSLVDVRPVRDPAYLEGKELEFKLIKLDRKRNNVVVSRRAVVESEHSEEREQLMDKLQEGAILKGVVKNLTDYGAFVDLGGIDGLLHITDMAWKRVRHPSEVVNVGDELDVRVLKFDRERNRVSLGLKQLGEDPWDNIARRYPANSRVYGKVSNVTDYGAFVEIEPGVEGLVHVSEMDWTNKNVNPSKVVQVGDEVEVMVLDVDEERRRISLGMKQVAANPWETFAATHKKNDKVSGQIKSITDFGIFIGLDGGIDGLVHLSDISWNTTGEDIVRNFKKGDTLEAVVLAVDPERERISLGVKQLEQDPFGQYMAANPKGSKVEGVVREVDAKGATIDLADGIEGYVAARDIANERVDDATQHLKVGDKIEAKFVGMDRKGRTLQLSIKAKDDAEMREVLEEYQSASGGTTQLGALLRAQLNGNKSE from the coding sequence ATGACCGAATCTTTTGCCGAACTGTTCGAAGCCAGCCAAGCCAATCTGGCCAAGCTGAAGCCGGGCTCCATCGTCACCGGTGTCGTCGTGGAAGTCCGCGGCGACGTGGTGGTGATCAACGCCGGCCTGAAGTCCGAAGGCATCGTGCCGATCGAACAGTTCCGTAACGACGCTGGCGAGATCGACGTCGCCGAAGGCGACCTGGTCAAGGTCGCCCTCGACTCGCTCGAGAACGGCTTCGGCGAAACCGTGTTGTCGCGCGAGAAGGCCAAGCGCGCGATGGTGTGGGACGAGCTGGAAGAAGCGTTGGAAAAGAACGAGACCATCACCGGCCGCATCAGCGGCAAGGTCAAGGGTGGTTTCACCGTGGACATCAAGGATGTCCGCGCGTTCCTGCCGGGTTCGCTGGTCGATGTGCGCCCCGTGCGCGACCCGGCCTACCTGGAAGGCAAGGAGCTGGAGTTCAAGCTCATCAAGCTGGACCGCAAGCGCAACAACGTGGTGGTCTCGCGTCGTGCGGTGGTCGAGAGCGAGCACTCGGAAGAGCGCGAGCAGCTGATGGACAAGCTGCAGGAAGGCGCGATCCTGAAGGGCGTGGTCAAGAACCTGACCGATTACGGCGCGTTCGTGGACCTGGGCGGCATCGACGGCCTGCTGCACATCACCGACATGGCCTGGAAGCGCGTGCGCCATCCGTCCGAAGTCGTCAACGTCGGCGACGAGCTGGACGTGCGCGTGCTGAAGTTCGACCGCGAGCGCAACCGCGTTTCGCTGGGTCTGAAGCAGCTGGGCGAGGATCCGTGGGACAACATCGCGCGCCGCTACCCGGCCAACAGCCGCGTGTACGGCAAGGTCTCCAACGTCACCGATTACGGCGCGTTCGTCGAGATCGAGCCGGGCGTGGAAGGCCTGGTGCACGTGTCGGAAATGGATTGGACCAACAAGAACGTCAACCCGTCCAAGGTCGTGCAGGTCGGCGACGAGGTCGAGGTCATGGTCCTGGACGTGGACGAGGAGCGTCGCCGCATCTCGCTGGGCATGAAGCAGGTCGCCGCCAATCCGTGGGAGACCTTCGCCGCCACCCACAAGAAGAACGACAAGGTGTCCGGCCAGATCAAGTCGATCACCGACTTCGGCATCTTCATCGGCCTGGACGGCGGCATCGACGGCCTGGTGCACCTGTCGGACATCAGCTGGAACACCACCGGCGAAGACATCGTGCGCAACTTCAAGAAGGGCGACACGCTGGAGGCGGTGGTGCTGGCGGTGGATCCGGAGCGCGAGCGCATCAGCCTGGGCGTCAAGCAGCTGGAGCAGGATCCGTTCGGCCAGTACATGGCGGCCAACCCGAAGGGTTCGAAGGTCGAGGGCGTGGTCCGTGAAGTGGACGCCAAGGGCGCCACCATCGACCTGGCCGACGGCATCGAGGGCTACGTCGCCGCGCGCGACATCGCCAACGAGCGCGTCGACGATGCGACCCAGCACCTGAAGGTCGGCGACAAGATCGAAGCCAAGTTCGTGGGCATGGACCGCAAGGGCCGCACCCTGCAGCTGTCGATCAAGGCCAAGGACGATGCCGAAATGCGCGAAGTGCTGGAGGAATACCAGTCCGCGTCGGGCGGCACCACCCAGCTGGGCGCGCTGCTGCGTGCGCAGTTGAACGGCAACAAGTCCGAGTAA
- the ykgO gene encoding type B 50S ribosomal protein L36: protein MKVLSSLKSAKTRHRDCKVVRRRGKVFVICKSNPRFKARQR from the coding sequence ATGAAAGTCCTGTCCTCCCTGAAGTCGGCGAAGACCCGTCACCGCGACTGCAAGGTGGTCCGCCGCCGCGGCAAGGTCTTCGTGATCTGCAAGTCGAACCCGCGTTTCAAGGCTCGCCAACGCTGA
- the lapB gene encoding lipopolysaccharide assembly protein LapB: MDFLTEWFWFFLFLPLAALSGWVIGRRGGQRHGDTQVSRLSSTYFRGLNYLLNEEPDKAIELFLHIAELDKETFETQVALGHLFRRRGEVDRAIRLHQGLVQRADLSDPQRVQALLALGEDYMKSGLLDRAETVFTELAQIDQRAPQALKHLIGIYQAEREWEKAIDNATRYEDVTGEPMGKLIAQFECELADRYRASGKSELARAAIARAYQADATSVRAGILEGRIDVDDGNDEAAIRAFERAARHDPDYLPEIMPALMDCYRRRGNDLSGARAFLSEMTEHYRGIAPVLALTRLMESQEGVSAARAYLGRQLKDRPSVRGESALIDLTLAEGADSTATLQDLKHITDQLLVRNPSYRCTRCGFGARTHHWQCPSCKEWGTVKPLLNYAVV, translated from the coding sequence ATGGACTTCCTGACCGAGTGGTTCTGGTTCTTCCTGTTCCTGCCATTGGCGGCGCTGAGCGGATGGGTGATCGGCCGCCGCGGCGGCCAGCGCCATGGCGACACGCAGGTCAGCCGGCTGTCCAGCACCTATTTCCGCGGCCTGAACTACCTGCTCAACGAAGAGCCGGACAAGGCGATCGAGCTGTTCCTGCACATCGCCGAGCTGGACAAGGAAACCTTCGAGACCCAGGTCGCGCTCGGTCACCTGTTCCGCCGCCGCGGTGAAGTGGATCGGGCGATCCGCCTGCACCAGGGCCTGGTGCAGCGCGCCGACCTCAGCGATCCGCAGCGCGTGCAGGCCTTGCTGGCGCTGGGCGAGGACTATATGAAGTCCGGCCTGCTGGATCGGGCCGAGACCGTGTTCACCGAGCTGGCGCAGATCGACCAGCGCGCGCCGCAGGCGCTCAAGCACTTGATCGGCATCTATCAGGCCGAGCGCGAATGGGAAAAGGCGATCGACAACGCCACCCGCTACGAAGACGTGACCGGCGAGCCGATGGGCAAGCTGATCGCGCAGTTCGAATGCGAACTGGCCGACCGCTACCGCGCCTCTGGTAAGTCCGAGCTGGCGCGGGCGGCGATCGCGCGCGCCTACCAGGCCGACGCCACCTCGGTGCGCGCCGGCATCCTGGAGGGGCGCATCGACGTGGACGACGGCAACGACGAGGCCGCGATCCGCGCCTTCGAACGCGCCGCGCGGCACGATCCGGACTACCTGCCGGAGATCATGCCGGCGCTGATGGATTGCTATCGCCGCCGCGGCAACGATCTCAGCGGCGCGCGCGCCTTCCTGTCGGAAATGACCGAGCACTACCGCGGCATCGCCCCGGTGCTGGCGCTGACCCGGCTGATGGAGTCGCAGGAAGGCGTGTCCGCGGCGCGCGCCTACCTTGGGCGGCAGCTCAAGGACCGGCCCTCGGTCCGCGGCGAATCGGCGTTGATCGACCTGACCCTGGCCGAGGGCGCGGATTCGACCGCCACCCTGCAGGATCTGAAGCACATCACCGACCAGTTGCTGGTGCGCAATCCCAGCTACCGTTGCACGCGCTGCGGTTTCGGCGCCCGCACCCACCACTGGCAATGTCCGAGCTGCAAGGAGTGGGGCACGGTCAAGCCGTTGCTCAACTACGCGGTGGTGTAG
- the cmk gene encoding (d)CMP kinase: MNDPAPVLTIDGPSGAGKGTVSRIVAGKLGWHYLDSGALYRAVGVAASWANLDISDAAALVRCTFDTHVTFEDVAGSLRVRINQVDATDELRLETTGAVASAIAAIPEVRSALKQRQRAFRRPPGLVADGRDMGTVIFPDAAYKVFLTASAEERAMRRHNQLKGKGVSVIFDDLLREIMARDARDAQRSVAPLRPADDAVLLDTTGMDIEQVVGRVLELLPA, from the coding sequence ATGAACGACCCCGCTCCCGTCCTGACCATCGATGGCCCTTCGGGGGCCGGCAAAGGCACCGTCAGCCGCATCGTCGCCGGCAAGCTGGGCTGGCATTACCTGGATTCGGGGGCTTTGTACCGGGCGGTCGGGGTGGCCGCCAGCTGGGCCAACCTGGACATCTCCGACGCCGCGGCGCTGGTGCGCTGCACCTTCGATACCCATGTGACCTTCGAGGACGTGGCCGGCAGCCTGCGGGTCAGGATCAACCAGGTCGACGCCACCGACGAGCTGCGCCTGGAAACCACCGGCGCGGTGGCCTCGGCGATCGCCGCGATCCCCGAGGTGCGCTCGGCCTTGAAGCAGCGCCAGCGCGCGTTCCGGCGCCCGCCGGGGCTGGTCGCCGACGGCCGCGACATGGGCACGGTGATTTTCCCGGACGCCGCGTACAAGGTGTTCCTGACCGCCAGTGCCGAGGAGCGCGCCATGCGCCGGCATAACCAGTTGAAGGGAAAAGGAGTTTCCGTTATATTCGACGACCTGCTGCGCGAGATCATGGCCCGCGACGCACGCGATGCCCAACGTTCGGTGGCGCCGCTGAGGCCGGCAGACGATGCCGTCCTCCTCGACACCACCGGCATGGACATCGAGCAAGTGGTCGGCCGCGTCCTGGAATTGCTGCCCGCCTGA
- a CDS encoding TraB/GumN family protein, producing MSDGMNELSQAGDDALFDGQPYRIVERDGVRYTLLGTAHVSLTSVAAVERAIDSGRFDAVAVELDPQRLQALTDPDALTKLDLVQVIRKGRVALFAANLALAAYQRRLAEQLGIEPGAELKRAVLLARERQLPVYLIDREVGLTFKRASGRLGFFGKLKLGSSLLGGLFASDEVGEAEIEKLKQGDMLEASFGDFASENPALYDTIIAERDRYMATRLREERAQRSAPSQTPIAAPDYLDAARADGIREVLAVVGAGHLAGLARHLQDDQDDPAALRKALEDVPTKKKVPWITLTLTALVLGGVAWGYWRGGFALGTDLLLQWVLFTGGLAGLGCLLAGGHPLSIIAGAIAAPLKPFRPGVPAGAFSALVEVHMRKPAYGDFLALRDDAQNLRGWYRNRVSRVVLTFLLTNLGSMLGVWLAGFRIFGKLAG from the coding sequence ATGAGTGATGGAATGAACGAACTTTCCCAGGCCGGCGACGACGCGTTGTTCGACGGCCAGCCGTACCGCATCGTCGAGCGCGATGGCGTGCGCTACACCCTGCTCGGCACCGCGCATGTCTCGCTGACCAGCGTCGCCGCGGTGGAACGGGCAATCGACAGCGGCCGCTTCGATGCGGTCGCGGTGGAGCTGGACCCGCAACGGCTGCAGGCGCTGACCGATCCGGACGCGCTGACCAAGCTCGACCTGGTGCAGGTGATCCGCAAGGGCCGCGTGGCGCTGTTCGCGGCCAACCTGGCGCTGGCCGCCTACCAGCGGCGCCTGGCCGAGCAGTTGGGCATCGAACCCGGCGCCGAGCTCAAGCGCGCGGTGCTGCTGGCGCGCGAACGGCAGCTGCCGGTGTACCTGATCGACCGCGAGGTCGGGCTGACCTTCAAGCGCGCGTCCGGCCGGCTCGGTTTCTTCGGCAAGCTCAAGCTCGGCAGCAGCCTGCTCGGCGGCCTGTTCGCCTCCGACGAGGTCGGCGAGGCGGAGATCGAGAAGCTCAAGCAGGGCGACATGCTCGAGGCCAGCTTCGGCGACTTCGCCAGCGAGAACCCGGCGCTGTACGACACCATCATCGCCGAGCGCGACCGCTACATGGCCACGCGCCTGCGCGAGGAACGCGCGCAGCGCAGCGCGCCCAGCCAGACCCCGATCGCCGCCCCGGACTACCTCGACGCCGCGCGCGCCGACGGCATCCGCGAGGTGCTGGCGGTGGTCGGCGCCGGCCATCTGGCCGGCCTGGCCAGGCACCTGCAGGACGACCAGGACGATCCGGCGGCATTGCGCAAGGCGCTGGAAGACGTGCCGACCAAGAAAAAGGTGCCGTGGATCACCCTGACCCTGACCGCGCTGGTGCTGGGCGGCGTGGCCTGGGGCTACTGGCGCGGCGGCTTCGCGCTGGGCACCGACCTGCTGCTGCAGTGGGTGCTGTTCACCGGCGGCCTGGCCGGGCTGGGCTGCCTGCTGGCCGGCGGCCATCCGCTGAGCATCATCGCCGGCGCCATCGCCGCGCCGCTGAAGCCGTTCCGCCCCGGCGTGCCCGCCGGTGCGTTCAGCGCGCTGGTCGAGGTGCACATGCGCAAGCCGGCGTACGGCGATTTCCTGGCGCTGCGCGACGACGCGCAGAACCTGCGCGGCTGGTACCGCAACCGCGTCTCGCGGGTGGTGCTGACCTTCCTGCTGACCAACCTTGGCAGCATGCTCGGGGTGTGGCTGGCGGGATTCCGCATCTTCGGCAAGCTGGCCGGTTGA
- a CDS encoding carbon-nitrogen hydrolase, protein MSRNTLSVALIQERNHGDAAANLAVIESRVAEAAAQGAQLVLLQELHNGAYFCQHESVDEFDLAEPIPGPSTERLGALAKRHGVVLVGSLFERRAAGLYHNTAVVFEKDGSLLGKYRKMHIPDDPGFYEKFYFTPGDLGFTPIQTSVGRLGVLVCWDQWYPEAARLMALAGAELLLYPTAIGWDPSDAQAEQERQRDAWILSHRGHAVANGVPVLSCNRVGHEPSPLAADHVTGAAGIQFWGNSHVLGPQGEFIAEAGAEPTVLVCDVDLQRSEQVRRIWPFLRDRRIDAYGDLLKRYID, encoded by the coding sequence ATGAGCCGAAACACTCTTTCCGTCGCGCTGATCCAGGAGCGCAACCATGGCGATGCCGCGGCGAATCTGGCGGTCATCGAATCGCGCGTGGCCGAGGCCGCGGCGCAGGGCGCGCAGCTGGTGCTGCTGCAGGAACTGCACAACGGCGCCTATTTCTGCCAGCACGAGTCGGTGGACGAATTCGACCTGGCCGAGCCGATTCCCGGCCCCAGCACCGAGCGCCTGGGCGCGCTGGCCAAGCGCCATGGCGTGGTCCTGGTCGGCTCGCTGTTCGAGCGCCGCGCCGCCGGCCTGTACCACAACACCGCGGTGGTGTTCGAGAAGGACGGCAGCCTGCTCGGCAAGTACCGCAAGATGCATATCCCGGACGATCCGGGCTTCTACGAGAAATTCTATTTCACCCCGGGCGACCTCGGCTTCACCCCGATCCAGACCTCGGTCGGGCGCCTGGGCGTGCTGGTGTGCTGGGACCAGTGGTATCCGGAAGCGGCGCGGCTGATGGCGCTGGCCGGCGCCGAACTGCTGCTGTATCCGACCGCGATCGGCTGGGATCCCAGCGACGCGCAGGCCGAGCAGGAGCGCCAGCGCGACGCCTGGATCCTCAGCCATCGCGGCCATGCCGTCGCCAACGGCGTGCCGGTGCTCAGCTGCAACCGGGTCGGCCACGAGCCCTCGCCGCTGGCCGCCGATCATGTGACCGGCGCGGCCGGCATCCAGTTCTGGGGCAACAGCCATGTGCTCGGCCCGCAGGGCGAGTTCATCGCCGAGGCCGGCGCCGAACCGACCGTGCTGGTCTGCGACGTGGACCTGCAGCGCAGCGAGCAGGTGCGGCGGATCTGGCCGTTCCTGCGCGACCGCCGCATCGACGCCTATGGCGATCTGCTGAAGCGCTATATCGACTGA
- a CDS encoding MraY family glycosyltransferase — MAVAGWALLAALAAFTAAGTWLSRRYALKRKLMDAPGERRSHTVATPRGGGVAIVAAVLAACAYAAVRWPQQGMAIVAFAAGLVLVAGIGWWDDHRPLSAALRLLVHALAAALLAGLVYRLYQDPWLTALTWLATISLINIWNFMDGINGLATSQAMLVALGFACLLPAPLRWPCWVLIVACAGFLPFNYPRARIFLGDVGSGALGYLVAALFALCNVVTERTPWLLLIPISAFAIDAGFTLLSRMLAGERWWQPHAQHFYQRWAHTGRSHTLVTFAYALFSIVAITIAWFGETLQTAGQAGLALAWYASASALWLTLRKGLR, encoded by the coding sequence GTGGCGGTGGCAGGTTGGGCGCTGCTCGCGGCGCTGGCGGCGTTCACTGCGGCCGGGACCTGGCTGTCGCGCCGCTATGCCCTCAAGCGCAAGTTGATGGACGCGCCTGGTGAGCGCCGCAGCCATACGGTGGCGACGCCGCGCGGCGGCGGCGTGGCGATCGTGGCCGCGGTGTTGGCCGCCTGTGCGTATGCGGCGGTACGCTGGCCGCAGCAGGGTATGGCCATCGTGGCATTCGCTGCCGGGCTGGTGCTGGTCGCCGGCATCGGCTGGTGGGACGACCACCGCCCGCTGTCGGCCGCGCTGCGGCTGCTGGTGCACGCGCTGGCGGCCGCCTTGCTGGCCGGGCTTGTCTACCGGCTGTACCAGGATCCCTGGCTGACCGCGCTGACCTGGCTGGCGACGATCTCGCTGATCAACATCTGGAACTTCATGGACGGCATCAACGGCCTGGCGACCAGCCAGGCGATGCTGGTGGCGCTGGGGTTCGCCTGCTTGCTGCCTGCGCCGTTGCGCTGGCCTTGCTGGGTGCTGATCGTGGCCTGCGCCGGCTTCCTGCCGTTCAACTATCCGCGTGCCCGTATCTTCCTCGGTGACGTCGGCAGCGGGGCGCTGGGGTATCTGGTCGCCGCGTTGTTCGCGCTGTGCAATGTCGTGACCGAGCGCACGCCATGGTTGCTGTTGATACCAATCTCCGCATTCGCCATCGACGCAGGCTTCACGTTGCTGTCGCGCATGCTCGCCGGCGAACGTTGGTGGCAACCGCATGCGCAACATTTCTACCAGCGTTGGGCACATACGGGCAGGAGCCACACGCTTGTGACCTTCGCCTATGCCCTGTTCAGCATTGTCGCCATTACAATTGCCTGGTTCGGTGAAACGCTGCAAACCGCGGGGCAGGCTGGGTTGGCGCTTGCCTGGTATGCATCGGCGAGTGCGCTTTGGCTGACTTTGCGCAAGGGATTGCGCTGA
- a CDS encoding agmatine deiminase family protein, which yields MTDRLRLPAEWEPQSAILIAWPHAGTDWAERLAEVEETYIVLVAAIVRYQRVLICVADADLQIYAEARLRSARVDMQRVQFVEADYDDTWLRDSGPITLARAGGGFQLLDFRFTGWGGKFQASRDDQLVSALAAQQLFAESDVRSIDFALEGGAIDSDGAGTLLTTWQCLHERHPQRSRESLSHDLADWLAQQRVLWLDHGYLEGDDTDAHIDTLARFAGEDAIIYQACDDAGDSHYAELQAMGAELAALRTADGRPYRLFPLPWAQPVIDHGRRLAASYANFLIVNGAVLMPAYGDAADAQAQAVMAQAFPRHEIVPIPCRALIWQNGSLHCITMQLPEGVLAA from the coding sequence ATGACTGATCGCCTTCGCCTTCCCGCGGAATGGGAGCCCCAGTCCGCCATCCTGATCGCCTGGCCGCACGCCGGTACCGACTGGGCCGAGCGCCTGGCCGAGGTCGAGGAGACCTATATCGTGCTGGTCGCGGCGATCGTGCGCTACCAGCGCGTGCTGATCTGCGTCGCCGATGCCGACCTGCAGATCTACGCCGAGGCGCGGCTGCGTTCGGCGCGGGTGGACATGCAGCGCGTGCAGTTCGTCGAGGCCGACTACGACGACACCTGGCTGCGCGATTCCGGCCCGATCACCCTGGCCCGGGCTGGCGGCGGTTTCCAGTTGCTGGACTTCCGCTTCACCGGCTGGGGCGGCAAGTTCCAGGCCAGCCGCGACGACCAATTGGTGAGTGCGCTGGCGGCGCAGCAGCTGTTTGCAGAGAGCGATGTGCGCAGCATCGATTTCGCGCTGGAAGGCGGCGCGATCGACAGCGACGGCGCCGGCACCCTGCTGACCACCTGGCAATGCCTGCACGAACGCCATCCGCAGCGCTCGCGCGAATCGCTGAGCCATGACCTGGCCGACTGGCTGGCGCAACAGCGCGTGCTGTGGCTGGATCACGGCTACCTGGAAGGCGACGACACCGACGCGCACATCGACACCCTCGCCCGCTTCGCCGGCGAGGACGCGATCATCTACCAGGCCTGCGACGACGCCGGCGATTCGCACTACGCCGAACTGCAGGCGATGGGCGCCGAACTGGCCGCGTTGCGCACCGCCGACGGCCGCCCGTACCGGCTGTTCCCGCTGCCGTGGGCGCAGCCGGTGATCGACCACGGGCGGCGCCTGGCCGCGTCCTACGCCAACTTCCTGATCGTCAACGGCGCGGTGCTGATGCCGGCCTATGGCGATGCGGCCGATGCGCAGGCGCAGGCGGTGATGGCGCAGGCGTTCCCGCGGCATGAGATCGTGCCGATCCCGTGCCGCGCGCTGATCTGGCAGAACGGCAGCCTGCACTGCATCACCATGCAGTTGCCCGAGGGCGTGCTGGCGGCCTGA
- a CDS encoding LapA family protein, translated as MKIARLLILLVFLLAGLVIGSLNSQQIVINFGFTGIDTTSGIAIIVSLLAGVAIGAALVLATLVIPLYAKLRRANKAAAAAAPAVAPVPTYTPPVDGR; from the coding sequence ATGAAAATTGCCCGTCTGCTGATATTGCTGGTGTTCCTGTTGGCTGGTCTGGTCATCGGATCGCTGAATTCGCAGCAGATCGTCATCAATTTCGGTTTCACCGGCATCGACACCACCTCCGGCATCGCCATCATCGTCTCGCTGTTGGCCGGCGTGGCGATCGGTGCGGCGCTGGTGCTGGCCACGCTGGTGATCCCGCTGTACGCCAAGCTGCGCCGCGCCAACAAGGCCGCGGCCGCTGCCGCACCGGCCGTCGCGCCGGTCCCGACCTATACCCCGCCTGTGGACGGACGCTGA
- a CDS encoding integration host factor subunit beta codes for MTKSELIEILARKQAHLKADDVDLAVKSLLEMMGGALSGGDRIEIRGFGSFSLHYRPPRLGRNPKTGESVALPGKHVPHFKPGKELRERVSGVVPVESDTP; via the coding sequence ATGACCAAGTCCGAATTGATCGAAATCCTGGCGCGCAAGCAGGCGCATCTGAAGGCGGACGACGTCGATCTGGCGGTGAAATCGCTGTTGGAGATGATGGGCGGCGCGCTGTCCGGCGGCGACCGCATCGAGATCCGCGGTTTCGGCAGTTTTTCCCTGCACTACCGGCCGCCGCGGCTGGGACGCAATCCCAAGACCGGCGAGTCCGTTGCGCTTCCCGGCAAGCATGTGCCGCATTTCAAGCCAGGCAAGGAATTGCGCGAACGCGTCAGCGGCGTCGTTCCGGTCGAGTCCGACACGCCCTGA
- a CDS encoding polysaccharide biosynthesis protein has translation MLSIRDRFTELFPKTSVVVHDLAIVWICWQLLHAARYTMLPGEHPLPLWNLNTAIVLAAQGLVFWKVGLYRGLWRFASVPDLLNIFKASFYGLVAIVLGLAYSRFDSIPLSVLMVYPFALSALLGAPRLLYRAWKDYQIAHSDETARRVLIVGAGRAAEALVRDLRRSGAYHPVGFVDDAGHLHGAKLQGLPILGRIDEAGAIAKETAAKLLVIAIPSLDAAGMQRVVAICESTGLPFRTVPRLLDVLEGHYLPGELKEVAIEDLLGRKPVTPDWKLIKGWLSGRTVMVTGAGGSIGSELCRQCARHGARKVVLLEIDELALITIHADLHRTFPDLEIECVLGDCGDPAVTRHAMRIAEPDAVFHAAAYKQVPLLERQFREAVRNNVLATENVARACVAAKVSTFVFISTDKAVNPVNVLGASKRYAEMVCQSLDDQTVGTRFVTVRFGNVLDSAGSVVPLFREQIRQGGPVTVTDPQVTRYFMTIPEACQLIVQAAASASHGAIYTLDMGEPVPIRLLAEQMIRLAGKQPGRDIAIVYTGLRPGEKLHETLFYSDENYRPTSHPKILEAGARSFSRENVLQGLQQLRAAVAEYDSDGIEKVLRTTMPEFAPLRQQGSQDSSARIVPFPAREARRL, from the coding sequence ATGCTTTCGATCCGCGACCGTTTTACCGAGTTGTTCCCCAAGACCTCCGTGGTCGTCCACGATCTGGCGATCGTCTGGATCTGCTGGCAGCTGCTGCATGCGGCGCGCTATACGATGCTGCCCGGCGAGCATCCCTTGCCATTGTGGAATCTCAACACCGCCATCGTGCTGGCGGCGCAGGGCCTGGTGTTCTGGAAGGTCGGCCTGTACCGCGGGCTGTGGCGCTTCGCCAGCGTTCCGGATCTGCTGAACATCTTCAAGGCCAGTTTCTACGGGCTGGTCGCGATCGTGCTGGGGCTGGCGTACAGCCGCTTCGATTCCATTCCGCTGTCGGTGCTGATGGTGTATCCGTTCGCGCTGTCGGCGCTGCTCGGCGCGCCGCGGCTGCTGTACCGCGCATGGAAGGACTACCAGATCGCGCATTCGGACGAGACTGCGCGGCGCGTGCTGATCGTCGGCGCCGGCCGTGCGGCCGAGGCGCTGGTGCGCGACCTGCGCCGTTCCGGCGCCTATCATCCGGTCGGCTTCGTCGACGATGCCGGCCATCTGCATGGCGCCAAGCTGCAGGGCCTGCCGATCCTGGGCCGGATCGATGAAGCCGGCGCGATCGCCAAGGAAACCGCGGCCAAGCTGCTGGTCATCGCGATCCCGTCGCTGGATGCGGCCGGCATGCAGCGGGTGGTGGCGATCTGTGAAAGCACCGGGCTGCCGTTCCGCACCGTGCCGCGCCTGCTCGACGTGCTCGAAGGCCACTATCTGCCGGGCGAACTGAAGGAGGTCGCGATCGAGGACCTGCTCGGGCGCAAGCCGGTGACTCCGGACTGGAAGCTGATCAAGGGCTGGTTGTCCGGGCGCACGGTGATGGTGACCGGCGCCGGCGGCTCGATCGGTTCGGAGCTGTGCCGGCAGTGCGCGCGCCATGGCGCGCGCAAGGTGGTGCTGCTGGAGATCGACGAACTGGCGCTGATCACCATCCACGCCGATCTGCACCGCACCTTCCCGGATCTGGAGATCGAGTGCGTGCTGGGCGACTGCGGCGATCCAGCGGTGACCCGCCATGCGATGCGCATCGCCGAGCCGGATGCGGTGTTCCATGCCGCCGCCTACAAGCAGGTGCCGCTGCTGGAGCGGCAGTTCCGCGAGGCGGTCCGCAACAACGTGCTGGCCACCGAGAACGTGGCCCGCGCCTGCGTCGCCGCCAAGGTGTCGACCTTCGTGTTCATCTCCACCGACAAGGCGGTGAATCCGGTCAACGTGCTCGGCGCCTCCAAGCGCTACGCGGAGATGGTGTGCCAGTCGCTGGACGATCAGACCGTGGGCACGCGCTTCGTCACCGTGCGTTTCGGCAATGTGCTGGATTCGGCCGGCAGCGTGGTGCCGCTGTTCCGCGAGCAGATCCGCCAGGGCGGCCCGGTCACCGTGACCGATCCGCAGGTGACCCGCTATTTCATGACCATTCCCGAGGCCTGCCAGCTGATCGTGCAGGCCGCCGCCTCGGCATCGCACGGCGCCATCTACACGCTGGACATGGGCGAGCCGGTGCCGATCCGCCTGCTCGCCGAGCAGATGATCCGCCTGGCCGGCAAGCAGCCCGGTCGCGACATTGCCATCGTCTACACCGGGCTGCGCCCGGGCGAGAAGCTGCACGAGACCTTGTTCTATTCCGACGAGAACTATCGCCCCACCTCGCATCCGAAGATCCTGGAGGCCGGCGCGCGCAGCTTCTCGCGCGAGAACGTGCTGCAGGGCCTGCAGCAGCTGCGCGCCGCAGTGGCCGAGTACGACAGCGACGGCATCGAGAAAGTGCTGCGTACGACCATGCCCGAGTTCGCGCCGCTGCGACAGCAGGGCAGTCAGGATAGCTCGGCTAGAATCGTTCCATTCCCCGCACGCGAGGCCAGAAGGCTCTGA